In a single window of the Terrirubrum flagellatum genome:
- a CDS encoding NADH-quinone oxidoreductase subunit J produces the protein MVVASRNPVHSVLYLILAFVNAAGLFLILGAEFLAMILVVVYVGAVAVLFLFVTMMLDVDFAELRQGFQQYLPFGALIALVFAAELIVVVGAWAIDPNLVKVVQGAPTAIPTDMTNTAAIGRLLYTKYVYFFQAAGLVLLVAMIGAIVLTLRERTGIKRQNIAQQVARTKATAMEIKKVPSRAGV, from the coding sequence ATGGTCGTGGCGTCGCGCAATCCCGTTCATTCCGTGCTCTATCTCATCCTAGCGTTCGTGAACGCCGCCGGGCTTTTCCTGATCCTCGGCGCCGAATTCCTCGCGATGATCCTCGTCGTCGTCTATGTCGGCGCGGTCGCGGTGCTGTTCCTGTTCGTGACCATGATGCTCGACGTGGATTTCGCCGAACTGCGGCAGGGCTTCCAGCAATATCTGCCATTCGGCGCGCTGATCGCGCTGGTGTTCGCAGCCGAATTGATCGTCGTGGTCGGCGCCTGGGCGATCGATCCCAATCTCGTCAAGGTGGTGCAGGGCGCGCCGACGGCGATTCCGACAGACATGACGAACACCGCTGCGATCGGACGGCTGCTGTACACGAAATATGTCTACTTCTTCCAGGCGGCGGGCCTCGTGCTGCTCGTCGCGATGATCGGCGCGATCGTGCTCACCTTGCGCGAGCGCACCGGGATCAAGCGGCAGAACATCGCTCAGCAGGTGGCGCGCACCAAGGCGACGGCGATGGAAATCAAGAAAGTGCCCTCGCGGGCGGGCGTTTAG
- the nuoI gene encoding NADH-quinone oxidoreductase subunit NuoI, translating into MALAQAAKSLLLKEFVSAFFLSMRYFFKPKATLNYPFEKGQISPRFRGEHALRRYPNGEERCIACKLCEAICPAQAITIEAGPRRNDGTRRTTRYDIDMTKCIYCGMCQEACPVDAIVEGPNFEFATETREELFFDKDRLLANGARWEREIARNIALDAPYR; encoded by the coding sequence ATGGCTCTCGCCCAGGCCGCAAAATCCCTCCTGCTCAAGGAGTTCGTATCGGCGTTCTTCCTGTCGATGCGCTACTTCTTCAAGCCGAAGGCGACGTTGAACTATCCCTTCGAGAAGGGACAGATTTCGCCGCGCTTCCGCGGCGAGCATGCGCTGCGCCGCTATCCCAACGGCGAGGAGCGCTGCATCGCCTGCAAACTGTGCGAGGCGATCTGCCCGGCGCAGGCGATCACCATTGAGGCCGGTCCCCGCCGCAATGACGGCACGCGCCGCACCACGCGCTACGACATCGACATGACGAAGTGCATCTATTGCGGCATGTGCCAGGAAGCCTGCCCGGTGGACGCCATCGTCGAGGGGCCGAACTTCGAGTTCGCGACCGAGACCCGCGAAGAGCTGTTCTTCGACAAGGATCGGCTGCTGGCGAATGGCGCGCGCTGGGAGCGCGAGATTGCGCGCAACATCGCGCTCGACGCGCCCTATCGCTGA
- the nuoH gene encoding NADH-quinone oxidoreductase subunit NuoH, producing the protein MTQTDWFLNVLLYAVEGLVLLVCLLVIIAFLLLADRKIWAAVQLRRGPNVVGPFGLLQSFADLLKFVFKEPIIPAGANKGVFLLAPFVTCMLALSAWAVIPVTSGWVIANINVGILYVFAISSLGVYGIIMGGWASNSKYPFLSALRAAAQMVSYEVSIGFVIITALLCVGSLNLSDIVTFQEKYGLATKLGVPWLTFLNWFWLPLLPMFVIFFVSALAETNRPPFDLAEAESELVAGFMVEYSSTPYLLFMLGEYVAIMTMCALTTILFLGGWTSPLGFPPFTWIPGLIWFLAKVCLVFFMFAMVKAFVPRYRYDQLMRLGWKVFLPISLGYVAIVAFVLQLTGWGGLS; encoded by the coding sequence ATCACGCAGACGGACTGGTTCCTCAACGTGCTGCTCTACGCCGTCGAAGGCCTTGTCCTTCTCGTCTGCCTGCTCGTCATCATCGCTTTCCTGCTGCTCGCCGACCGCAAGATCTGGGCGGCGGTGCAGTTGCGGCGCGGTCCGAACGTGGTTGGCCCCTTTGGCCTGCTGCAGAGCTTCGCCGACCTGCTGAAATTCGTCTTCAAGGAGCCGATTATTCCGGCTGGCGCCAACAAGGGCGTGTTCCTGCTTGCGCCGTTCGTCACCTGCATGCTCGCGCTGTCGGCATGGGCGGTGATCCCCGTCACCTCAGGGTGGGTGATCGCCAACATCAATGTCGGCATCCTCTATGTCTTCGCAATCTCGTCGCTCGGCGTCTACGGCATCATCATGGGCGGTTGGGCGTCGAACTCGAAATATCCCTTCCTGAGCGCGCTGCGCGCCGCGGCCCAGATGGTGTCCTACGAAGTCTCGATCGGCTTCGTGATCATCACGGCGCTGCTATGCGTTGGCTCGCTCAATCTCTCCGACATCGTGACGTTCCAGGAGAAATACGGGCTCGCGACCAAGCTCGGCGTTCCGTGGCTGACGTTCCTGAACTGGTTCTGGCTGCCGCTGCTGCCGATGTTCGTGATCTTCTTCGTCTCAGCGCTGGCCGAGACGAACCGTCCGCCCTTCGATCTCGCCGAAGCCGAGTCCGAACTCGTCGCCGGCTTCATGGTCGAATACTCCTCGACGCCTTATCTGCTGTTCATGCTCGGCGAGTACGTGGCGATTATGACCATGTGCGCGCTGACGACGATCCTGTTCCTCGGCGGATGGACATCGCCGCTCGGCTTCCCGCCCTTCACCTGGATTCCCGGGCTGATCTGGTTCCTCGCCAAGGTCTGCCTCGTGTTCTTCATGTTCGCCATGGTTAAGGCGTTCGTGCCGCGCTACCGCTATGACCAGCTCATGCGTCTCGGCTGGAAGGTGTTCCTGCCGATCTCGCTTGGCTATGTCGCGATCGTGGCGTTCGTGCTCCAGCTCACAGGCTGGGGCGGATTGAGTTGA